One Chitinophagaceae bacterium C216 genomic window carries:
- the ssb_1 gene encoding Single-stranded DNA-binding protein: MIKMQVIGNLGRDCLVNNVNGRNVINFTVAHTERYRDSQGNNQERTTWVECAWWTDRTTVSQYLTKGKQVYVEGQPDVRSFTRNDGTAGAALILRVRELQLLGGRGDAATAPATTPTEGTSASDITNTSSSNASSVNDFDEPVDDLPF, from the coding sequence ATGATTAAAATGCAAGTTATTGGTAATCTGGGAAGAGATTGCCTTGTTAATAATGTAAACGGAAGAAATGTCATCAATTTTACCGTAGCACATACTGAAAGGTACAGAGACAGCCAAGGAAATAATCAGGAGCGTACTACGTGGGTGGAGTGTGCATGGTGGACAGATAGAACAACCGTTTCGCAATATCTAACAAAGGGTAAACAGGTATATGTAGAAGGACAGCCTGATGTAAGAAGCTTTACAAGAAACGACGGTACAGCAGGTGCAGCCTTGATTTTGCGCGTGCGTGAACTGCAACTACTCGGTGGCAGAGGGGATGCTGCAACGGCACCAGCTACTACGCCAACGGAGGGTACTTCAGCTTCTGATATTACCAATACTTCTTCTTCCAACGCATCTTCGGTTAATGATTTTGATGAACCTGTAGACGATTTACCTTTCTAA
- the mnmA gene encoding tRNA-specific 2-thiouridylase MnmA: protein MSKKGKVLVAMSGGIDSTVVALMLHHEGYEVVGITMKTWDYAQSGGSKKETGCCNVDSFNDARMAAVQHGFPHFILDIREEFGDFVVKDFVDEYLAGRTPNPCVLCNTHIKWRALLKRADALGCDYIATGHYAKIRQHENGRYVISKAVDPIKDQSYVLWGLEQDLLSRTLLPLGQYHKSEIRQMAIDYGYPDLAKKSESYEICFVPDNDYRGFLKRHVEGLEERVNGGNFVDKNGNILGKHKGYPFYTIGQRKGLDIALGKPAYVTAIDPDSNTITLGDEEDLNKNEIFVHKFNLIKYDSITPGMEAVTKIRYKDPGTLGNLYPEGDLLKIRFYQNTKGVAPGQSAVFYEGDDVIGGGLIHSGRLS, encoded by the coding sequence ATGAGCAAGAAAGGGAAAGTTTTGGTGGCAATGAGTGGGGGTATTGACAGTACCGTAGTGGCCCTTATGCTGCATCACGAAGGCTATGAAGTAGTAGGAATTACCATGAAAACATGGGATTATGCACAGAGTGGAGGCAGCAAAAAGGAAACCGGCTGCTGCAATGTCGATAGCTTTAATGATGCCCGGATGGCAGCTGTACAACATGGATTTCCGCATTTTATTTTAGATATACGGGAAGAGTTTGGAGACTTTGTAGTAAAGGATTTTGTGGATGAATATCTGGCGGGGCGTACGCCTAATCCCTGTGTGCTGTGCAACACACATATTAAATGGAGGGCACTTCTCAAACGTGCAGATGCTTTAGGATGCGATTATATAGCTACCGGTCACTATGCTAAAATACGTCAGCATGAAAATGGCCGTTATGTAATCAGTAAAGCAGTAGATCCTATCAAGGATCAAAGTTATGTACTGTGGGGGCTGGAACAGGATTTACTGAGTAGAACTCTATTGCCGCTGGGCCAATATCATAAAAGCGAAATCAGACAAATGGCCATCGACTACGGTTATCCAGATTTAGCCAAAAAGAGTGAGAGTTACGAAATCTGCTTTGTTCCTGATAACGACTATCGCGGTTTCTTGAAAAGACATGTAGAAGGCCTGGAAGAACGCGTTAACGGTGGCAACTTCGTAGATAAAAATGGTAATATTCTGGGTAAACATAAAGGCTATCCTTTTTATACTATAGGTCAGCGTAAGGGGCTAGATATTGCCTTAGGTAAACCAGCTTACGTAACCGCCATCGACCCGGATAGCAATACCATTACCCTCGGTGATGAAGAAGACCTGAACAAAAACGAAATCTTTGTTCATAAATTCAATCTGATAAAATACGATAGTATTACACCCGGCATGGAAGCTGTAACCAAAATTCGTTATAAGGACCCGGGCACCTTGGGTAATTTATATCCCGAAGGTGATTTACTAAAAATTCGTTTTTATCAGAACACTAAAGGTGTGGCACCAGGACAAAGTGCCGTGTTTTATGAAGGTGATGATGTAATAGGCGGAGGATTGATACATTCCGGAAGATTGTCGTAA